A region of Cucumis melo cultivar AY chromosome 2, USDA_Cmelo_AY_1.0, whole genome shotgun sequence DNA encodes the following proteins:
- the LOC103487323 gene encoding probable LRR receptor-like serine/threonine-protein kinase At2g23950 — translation MLLPKLFCFIILSSAFHCLSYEPRNPEVEALINVKMALNDPHGVLSNWDQDSVDPCSWAMITCSPENLVIGLGAPSQSLSGSLAGAIGNLTNLRQVLLQNNNISGPIPIELGTLPLLQTLDLSNNRFSGPIPTSFAQLNGLRYLRLNNNSLSGPFPSSLAKIPQLAFLDLSFNNLSGPVPVFSARTFNVVGNPMICGSSPNEGCSGSANAVPLSFSLESSTGRLRSKRIAVALGVSLSCAFLILLALGILWRKRNQKTKTILDINVHNHEVGLVRLGNLRNFTFKELQLATDHFSSKNILGAGGFGNVYKGKLGDGTMVAVKRLKDVTGTTGESQFRTELEMISLAVHRNLLRLIGYCATSHERLLVYPYMSNGSVASRLRGKPALDWNTRKRIAIGAARGLLYLHEQCDPKIIHRDVKAANVLLDDYCEAVVGDFGLAKLLDHADSHVTTAVRGTVGHIAPEYLSTGQSSEKTDVFGFGILLIELITGMRALEFGKTINQKGAMLEWVKKIQQEKKVELLVDRELGNNYDQIEVGEMLQVALLCTQYLPAHRPKMSEVVRMLEGDGLVEKWAAAHTHNDLHVNLFHSRNSCKSTYNPTNVLKNNGNEREHSSMLSLTMDDDDDERSLDSYAMELSGPR, via the exons ATGCTTCTTCCTAAACTCTTCTGTTTCATCATTCTCTCTTCTGCCTTCCATTGCCTTTCTTATGAACCTCGCAACCCTGAAG TTGAAGCTCTGATTAATGTGAAGATGGCATTGAATGATCCGCACGGTGTGCTCAGCAATTGGGATCAGGACTCTGTGGACCCTTGTAGTTGGGCAATGATCACCTGCTCCCCTGAGAATCTTGTTATAGGATT AGGAGCTCCGAGTCAGTCACTTTCCGGAAGCTTGGCTGGGGCGATTGGGAACCTTACAAATCTTCGCCAAGT GCTGCTGCAGAATAACAACATTTCTGGTCCAATTCCCATTGAACTTGGAACTCTCCCATTGCTTCAAACATTAGATCTCTCAAACAACCGGTTCTCTGGTCCAATACCAACATCTTTTGCTCAGCTAAATGGTCTACGCTATCT GAGGCTGAACAATAATAGCTTGTCCGGGCCTTTTCCCTCGTCTTTGGCCAAAATCCCCCAGCTTGCTTTCTT GGACTTGTCTTTTAACAATCTCAGTGGACCAGTGCCTGTGTTTTCAGCCAGAACATTCAA TGTGGTGGGGAATCCTATGATATGTGGAAGTAGTCCCAATGAAGGTTGCTCTGGCTCAGCCAATGCCGttcctctttctttctctctagaATCATCCACTG GAAGGCTTAGATCCAAAAGAATAGCAGTGGCTCTTGGGGTCAGCCTCAGTTGTGCTTTTCTGATTCTCTTAGCACTCGGAATTCTTTGGCGCAAAAGAAATCAGAAGACCAAAACCATCTTAGACATCAATG TACACAATCATGAAGTTGGGCTTGTGCGCTTAGGCAACTTGAGAAACTTTACTTTCAAAGAGCTCCAATTAGCAACAGACCATTTTAGTTCCAAGAATATACTTGGGGCTGGAGGGTTTGGTAATGTGTACAAAGGAAAGCTAGGAGACGGGACTATGGTGGCAGTCAAACGGCTAAAAGATGTAACAGGTACTACTGGAGAGTCCCAGTTTCGCACAGAGTTGGAGATGATTAGCCTTGCTGTTCATCGTAATTTGCTTCGATTAATTGGTTATTGTGCCACTTCTCACGAGAGGCTCTTGGTGTATCCATACATGTCAAATGGCAGTGTAGCTTCCAGGCTCAGAG GTAAACCAGCCTTGGACTGGAACACGAGGAAGAGAATAGCAATTGGAGCTGCAAGAGGCCTGCTGTACCTCCACGAGCAATGTGATCCTAAGATAATCCATAGAGATGTTAAAGCAGCTAATGTGCTTCTAGACGACTACTGCGAAGCTGTAGTTGGTGATTTTGGACTTGCAAAGCTTCTTGACCATGCTGATTCTCATGTGACCACTGCTGTTCGTGGCACCGTTGGGCACATTGCTCCTGAGTATCTTTCAACTGGTCAATCTTCCGAGAAAACCGATGTGTTTGGGTTTGGCATTCTGTTGATAGAGCTGATTACTGGTATGAGAGCTCTTGAATTTGGGAAAACAATTAACCAAAAAGGCGCCATGCTTGAGTGG GTAAAAAAGATACAACAGGAAAAGAAGGTGGAATTGCTTGTGGACAGAGAGCTAGGCAACAACTATGATCAGATTGAAGTTGGGGAAATGCTGCAAGTGGCTCTTCTTTGCACTCAGTATTTACCCGCTCATCGTCCCAAGATGTCGGAGGTGGTCCGAATGCTTGAAGGTGATGGCCTTGTTGAGAAATGGGCTGCTGCCCACACTCATAATGATTTACATGTCAACCTTTTTCATTCACGAAACAGCTGCAAAAGTACATACAACCCCACAAATGTATTGAAGAATAATGGTAATGAACGGGAACATTCAAGCATGTTAAGTTTAACGATGGATGACGACGACGACGAGCGATCTCTAGACTCCTATGCCATGGAACTCTCCGGTCCAAGATAG